The Saccopteryx leptura isolate mSacLep1 chromosome 2, mSacLep1_pri_phased_curated, whole genome shotgun sequence genome has a window encoding:
- the SLX9 gene encoding ribosome biogenesis protein SLX9 homolog has product MVWGSVHEAWEEIEAIKLAEQKHKAERRRRATVIVGDLQPLRDALPELLELEVGARRPHTRGRASSKPQPAELSRMSAAQRLQLLFRGRGVILQECLSKTPVAMAGLQGLLNSSCPIASRSEEERTRFQDLLANPAYRASPLLAIGQQLARQMQLDGGGLL; this is encoded by the exons AAATTGAAGCCATAAAGCTGGCTGAGCAGAAGCACAAGGCAGAGCGGAGGCGGCGGGCCACAGTGATAGTGGGGGACCTGCAGCCCCTTCGGGACGCCCTGCCTGAGCTGCTGGAGCTGGAAGTTGGCGCCAGGAGGCCACACACCCGAGG CAGAGCAAGCAGCAAGCCCCAGCCCGCCGAGCTGAGCCGCATGAGTGCGGCGCAGAGGCTCCAGCTCCT TTTCAGGGGCAGAGGTGTTATCCTCCAGGAATGCCTATCCAAGACACCAGTGGCCATGGCTGGGCTTCAGGGCCTGCTGAACTCGAGCTGCCCGATTGCCTCCAGAAG TGAGGAAGAAAGAACCCGCTTCCAGGACCTGCTGGCCAACCCGGCCTACAGAGCCAGCCCCCTGCTAGCCATCGGGCAGCAGCTGGCCCGGCAGATGCAGCTGGATGGTGGTGGCCTGCTCTGA